A window of the Aliivibrio salmonicida LFI1238 genome harbors these coding sequences:
- a CDS encoding winged helix-turn-helix domain-containing protein, protein MNKKEIIETTNMTIDYESLTVLIKTNGNEIKLTLNEANLLFLLYSNPNKIYTKDDVYQECWQDTSVSNSVVTQTISLLRKKFLKYDIVIIDTIKQKGYKSGDRLKTVTQKSRYYLLLPILLFSVAVLFMNYYKKESRGPIEQNLIPLQTNVYMLSTSEHIDLNGIEFNPDYLYFFNKEKKYLSISTCLVVDDICNNSFNTFIMLDSENKNYTNIINDVISVKIKKRKRVINNSDTYGFFNLQSNISVSSIKEKSYQAKVSYSFYFKETSHEKYNVNRSINISESGYNGNYTNYSDVTVNFDKSSLIAEFVNSDDQDSLIQNGHIQEAARLKIFPLRFNRLNKYNYMHFYIIDDTYSLAYNESEGFSFIVNENY, encoded by the coding sequence ATGAATAAAAAAGAAATAATAGAAACAACAAACATGACCATTGATTATGAGAGCTTAACTGTACTCATAAAAACTAATGGTAATGAAATTAAGCTTACTCTTAACGAAGCTAATCTATTATTTCTTCTTTATAGTAACCCGAATAAGATTTATACAAAAGATGATGTTTATCAAGAATGTTGGCAAGACACTTCCGTTTCAAACAGTGTTGTAACTCAAACCATTTCATTACTGAGAAAGAAATTTCTCAAATACGATATTGTCATCATCGATACCATCAAACAAAAAGGCTATAAATCAGGTGATCGTTTAAAGACAGTAACTCAAAAATCACGCTACTATCTATTACTTCCTATCTTGCTTTTTTCTGTCGCTGTCCTTTTTATGAACTATTACAAAAAAGAAAGCCGTGGTCCAATAGAACAAAACCTCATCCCTCTTCAGACGAATGTTTATATGCTTTCAACCTCTGAACACATTGATTTGAACGGCATTGAATTTAATCCTGATTATCTTTACTTCTTCAACAAAGAAAAAAAATATCTCTCAATATCAACTTGCTTAGTTGTTGACGATATATGCAATAACTCATTTAATACATTCATAATGCTAGATAGTGAAAACAAAAATTACACCAATATTATTAATGACGTTATTAGCGTAAAAATAAAGAAAAGAAAAAGAGTAATAAATAATTCAGATACTTATGGATTCTTTAATCTACAAAGCAATATAAGTGTGTCTTCAATAAAAGAAAAGTCTTATCAAGCTAAGGTTTCTTATAGCTTTTACTTTAAAGAAACTTCTCATGAAAAGTACAATGTGAATAGGTCAATTAATATTAGTGAATCTGGTTACAATGGAAACTACACGAACTACAGCGATGTAACGGTAAATTTTGATAAATCTTCTTTAATCGCCGAATTCGTTAATTCAGATGACCAAGACAGCCTTATACAAAATGGGCACATTCAAGAAGCTGCAAGATTGAAAATATTTCCCTTACGTTTCAACCGGTTAAATAAATATAATTATATGCACTTCTATATTATCGATGATACTTATAGCCTCGCTTACAATGAAAGTGAAGGATTTTCATTTATCGTAAACGAGAACTATTAA
- a CDS encoding peptide ABC transporter ATP-binding protein: MTALLEVTDLKKDYVFRSGLFRKQIKEAVKPVSFSLEAGQTIGFIGANGSGKSTLARMLAGVVEPTSGVIKVNGEVLDYKDYQTRCKLIRMIFQDPNSSLNPRIQIGRILEGPLKRNTSMSPEARQSRVKDTLLRVGLLPEHAYFYPQMLATGQKQRVSLARALILQPSIIVADEALNGLDMAMRSQIINLFLELQQEMAISFIYVSQHIGVVKHITDKVMVMHEGEVVEKGVTQEIFTNPQHSITQRLLESHFNAPTHDRKQRISAATPKIEC, translated from the coding sequence ATGACTGCACTTCTTGAAGTCACTGATCTTAAAAAAGATTACGTATTCCGATCTGGTTTGTTTCGAAAACAAATAAAAGAAGCGGTTAAACCAGTCAGCTTTTCTTTAGAAGCAGGACAAACCATTGGTTTTATTGGTGCAAATGGGTCAGGTAAATCAACATTAGCAAGAATGTTAGCCGGTGTTGTAGAACCAACGTCTGGCGTTATTAAAGTCAATGGCGAAGTCTTAGACTATAAAGATTATCAGACTCGCTGTAAGTTGATTCGAATGATCTTCCAAGACCCTAATTCATCATTGAATCCACGGATTCAGATAGGTCGAATTTTAGAAGGTCCTTTAAAACGTAATACCAGCATGTCACCAGAAGCTCGTCAAAGCCGAGTTAAAGACACCTTACTACGTGTTGGCTTATTACCTGAGCATGCCTACTTCTACCCACAAATGCTTGCAACGGGTCAAAAACAGCGAGTATCTTTAGCCAGAGCCTTAATACTTCAGCCTTCCATAATTGTTGCTGATGAAGCGTTGAATGGTTTGGATATGGCAATGCGATCTCAAATCATTAACCTCTTCTTGGAACTACAACAAGAAATGGCGATTTCATTCATTTATGTTTCTCAGCACATTGGTGTTGTAAAACACATTACAGACAAAGTAATGGTTATGCATGAAGGAGAAGTGGTTGAAAAAGGGGTGACTCAAGAGATATTCACAAACCCACAGCATTCAATTACTCAGCGTCTATTAGAAAGCCACTTTAATGCACCAACGCACGATAGAAAACAGCGTATCAGTGCGGCGACTCCTAAGATCGAGTGCTAG